The Chitinispirillum alkaliphilum genome contains the following window.
TGAGGGGCGATAAGCTGCTTTGGTGGATATAAATACCCTGTCCCTTACGTGTTTCAAAGCTTTGCCTAAAAGCTGCTCTGATAACCCGTTCCCATACGACTGAGCCGTGTCAAACAAAGTTATTCCGTTATCAAAGGCACTCTTTATAGTGCGCAGAGACACTTTGGGGTCCTGATACCCCCAGTCTTTCCCTCCAAATGCCCAGCACCCTAAACCACATATCCCTGGCACCTGATCACTCGTACTTTCTCTGTTTTTCATATTCACTTATTCTTTATGAAATTTCTTAGAAATTCCTGTTTCAACCCGGCTCAGCAGGTGAGTCAATAATATTACAGAACCATAAAAGTTAGAATATAATTTAACAGCACAGTTCAAGCACCTGAGCTTTCAATCACCACAGGCAAATTTTATTTTTCAGATAATAATCAGGTAACCTGAGCATAAAGTATATGCATATTTTCATGTAAAACATAAGGTCATTCAAAAAGTGCAGGAAACGCCCCTAACACAGCACCAATTTTACCTTGCTCCCCTCAGAGGTATAACTGATCATATTTTCCGAACTGTTTTTGAAAGACATTTCGGCAAATTCGACTATCTCATGGCTCCGTTTATCTCCACAACAAAAGGTAAAAATGTCAGAGCTTCACATTTCCGCGATCTCTTACCGGAAAACAACGACACCAAACGAACGATTCCACAGATTATTGGCAATGATTCTGAAGGGTTTCTGCTGTTGTGTCAGAAGTTGCACGACCTTGGCTATGAGTCTGTTAACTGGAATCTGGGGTGTCCCTCGCCTCTGATCACCAAAAAAAAGAGAGGCAGCGGGTTACTCCCCCACTTAAATCACATAGAAACATTTCTTGACGAAGTTATTCCAAAACTTCCACTGTCACTCTCAATCAAAACAAGGCTTGGGCTTGAAAGCCCCAAAGAACTGGATGCACTCATCCCTGTTTTCAACCGCTTTCCCCTGAAAGAAATTATTATTCATCCAAGAACAGGAAAACAGCTGTATGAAGGGAATGTTGACACTGAGGCGTTTAGTCGCTGTTACCTAACCAGCAAACACGAATTAATATTCAACGGAGATATTTTATCTGCAGATGATTTGCGATTCCTTTCAACAACTTTTCCA
Protein-coding sequences here:
- a CDS encoding dihydrouridine synthase yields the protein MQETPLTQHQFYLAPLRGITDHIFRTVFERHFGKFDYLMAPFISTTKGKNVRASHFRDLLPENNDTKRTIPQIIGNDSEGFLLLCQKLHDLGYESVNWNLGCPSPLITKKKRGSGLLPHLNHIETFLDEVIPKLPLSLSIKTRLGLESPKELDALIPVFNRFPLKEIIIHPRTGKQLYEGNVDTEAFSRCYLTSKHELIFNGDILSADDLRFLSTTFPNIRSWMIGRGVLRFPFILETLKQNKTELSVKRINNFHDEIFYCNSIRLPEFNLLGRMKELWKYLCFCFIEGEYFLEDILRTDNIHTYNEKTVLFFDSQAQINEFPSANLCISNS